The DNA segment tataattacatactgattacatatgtaaattaatttgggacttacatatgtaattttgcgATTTATGTATGTAAATTTGAGAgctacattataaatacactaaaattaaatatgtaatttaggaacttacaatataaatacataccgactatttttgatgaaaaatataacgccataaatatagctactcccatgAAACAAAGGGGGCTTAGAGGCATACTTTGTTTTTCAAGTAGGTAAAGATATAGATTTATGTTGGATTTATACTGATTCTAACCAAATTTGAACGACCGAAAGGAAATGAAATAATACTTCAAAATTTCAAGCTATCTTAGCCCAGCCCTTAAGTACCCTATGAACTTAGTTACTTAGGCGACATTTTGTTTGGAAAACAGGCATTTGAAGCCTCTTGCAGCACCAATGACCAATGCATCACATTTATTTCATCAGCTACACAACACAGGATAACATGATACCAACACCAACATCAAACACAGTGACAAACCACACAACTACCCAACGCTCAGAAGGGAAGCACGCGGACACCTGCATGACGGAGGTCGACAAGGTCGCTCGCCGGTTCAGGAATTATTAAGCCAGCGGCGGAGTGAAGAAGTAGATGTCGCCGAGGCGATCGTTCGTCGGCGAGTTGCCGCCGTACACCAGCAGCCCTCGCCGGCCGTCCACCTCCCCCGCCGAGAACGCGCACCATCCCCTCGGCCCCGGGTGGTGCTCGCCCGCGTCGTCCAGCCTCGCCCACGCGCCCGTCTCCGTGTCCAGCGCGAACGCCTCGGCGGAGAATTTGCCGGCGCCGAGGTGCCCCAGGTCGCTCGggtccacctcgccgccgaacACCACCACGTGCTTCCCGATCCCCGCGGCACAGAACACGCTGCGCGGGGACggcttgtcgccgccgccgccgccgccggtggtctcGACCGTGGACCACGCGCCCGTGCCCGGGTCGTAGCAGTGCACGTCGTCCAGCTCCTCGCCGGAGAAGCCGTACACCACCCACACCttcccgccggcgacggccagcCCGGGGCCTCCCCGCGGCTTGCACGCCTCGcccggcgacggcagcgcctCCCACCgcccggcggcgacgtcgtagGCCCACAGGTCGTTGAggcggccggcgtcgccgcACCCGCCGAACACGTACACCTTCCCGCCCCCCGCGGCGTCGGCCACCATGGAGTGGTAGCTCCGGTGCGGcgggccgtcgccggcgccggaggacaGCAGCGTCCATCTGTTGGTCGCCGTGTCAAACGAGTAGAGCTCGTTCAGTTCCTTGTGCTCCTGGTCGCGACCGCCGAACATGTAGACGGTGGCGCCGACGGACGCCATGGTGAcgccgacgcgcggcggcggcacgtcGCCGGAGGCGTCCAGCGCCGACCAGCACTGCGACTTGAGGTCGAAGGCGTACATGGCGTTGTCCACCGGCACGCGCGGCGTGAACTCGCCGCCGAACGCGTACGCCGTGCCGCCGACGAGGGTGATGGCGTGGGAGCTTCTTGctcccggcccatctcccttcTGCTCTAGctgcgcgtgattaattaattaattaactgatgTCAATTACTAATCAAATTAGACAAAACTGGATGCTGCAATCTGCAAAGAAAATTACTACTCTCTCGCTGAGCAATTTGTGTTCGAAGATTATTAGTATTTGCTATGAAATTCTTGCGTTCTATACAGGATTgtaatttctataaaatttcCAGGAATTCACTAATTAGTTTAAGTGACATCTAATATGTGGATGTCTATATGTGGCGGCGCTTTTTATTTGCATATGTTCATGAGCCTAATGGCCCGAATTTCTGCATTTCCAGGGTTTCTTTGTGCATCTGATATTGAAGACAGTCGACAGTTTTCAGAAACACCTGAATAACACAAATTGTACTTCTCAAAACTGACTGGAAATGTTGTTGACACATAAATTTGAAGTCAGCATTTTGCTATCGCCCTGGAAATTTGGAATCAAAATCCCTTGGTCAACTCCAGAGAGCTGAAACTGAAATGGATTCTGACAACGCCCTCCCGAATAATCTTCATTGTCAACAAACCTTGGAAAACTGGAATCAACAAGATACACCGAATATATTTGACCCTTTATATAATCTTCAAACAGTTACTATCACCAACATAAAACCCAAGTTCCCAACTCATTTTCATGTCCATGGCTATCAATCCGTCACTGTTACCCAATCAACACCGCAGCATAGCATCACAACCTGAAACTTCTTCGCTAATTAAACCCCAACCTTTTATAATCTGAAATCCCTAGCTTCTGAACATGCTACTCAATTTTCGAAGTCTAATTccttaaaaacaaaaattctaAGCCTCATGTTCTGATTCCTTAGTGATCtgctctagaaaaaaaaaatccccaaatgtCAAAATTCTTGGGTTAGAACAAAGTTTCATCCTAGCAGGGTCAATCCACAACCCTCCCCAAAATATATGAACAACCTTCAGAAACAAGCCCCAATTCCCAACTAATCCATGTCCATAACCATCACTCGAAGCAGCAAATAGCCAAATACTCTTGCAACATGAACAAATCTCAGCCAAAAAAATTCCCCCAAAACTGAACCAAACCTTTCTTATGAAAAGGTATAGATCAAGGGAGTACACAATCAATTGCATATGTATGAGTAAGCAAGAGAAATTACCTTCACCCAGGTGCCAGCAGCCATTGGCATGAACAGATTGGAGCTCTGCTTCCTCTGCAGCCTGAGAACTTGCCTTTCTCCACCAATCTGGCCAGAGGCCAAGTGATATACAATTGTAGCTGGTCGAGGGGCCTGCTGACGACATTTTTCTGAACCCCAATGTGGCCATTTGCTACGAGGTAAATTACCATTAAGCCACTATGTACAGCATTTGGAGTTTTCTCGGGCGAGAGTCCACTGGAACGTCCTTGTtcaatgtgtgttttgatttCGTGTACtcctttatttcaaattttcttACACTCTAGTTCATCTGAAGTCAAATATTTTCATCTTTAACCATTAACTTTTAAAAACTCATATAGTATAATATCATCAGATTTTCTTTAGATTCACCATGGGAAATACTTTTATGCATATAATTTGCATGTTGTTAAACCATAAGAATTTGCAAAAACTAATGGTAAAAAGATGGAATCTACGCCTTCACAGTTTTAAAGTTAGCTAGAAAATTGTGTCATTATAGTTTCTACTGAAAACACATTCATAATATTAAAATGCTAATATATATCTTAATGGAAAGCTACATAACGCACTACTAACTACTATCTCCAAGTTAATAATTATTATCTTTATGGACAAAGCCTataatcaaactttaaaaactttaactATAAATAGCATCTAAAATACTTTTCTTAGAATTATGATCATATATAGAGATTGGTTTTAAAAAATTCTTCaaaaagtatatatttattaatatttttatatatgttataataaaaattaatagttaaaattgttttttaagacCGTGTCCTTATCCTATCCAAAAGAATAAGTATTATCAACTAACTAGGAGGTAGTAGGAGGTAGTATCAGAATAGACGGTGGCATTCATGTAAATATGCCACACATATGATGGCATTTAACTCCATTCCTAAAGGCTCCATGATTTACACTTTTATGTTTGTCGCATACTGTGGTGCGGTTTTCATTTGAATAGCATGACAAAGGCGAATGAATGATACACTATGTTGGATGTAACTCAAAAATGCCTGATAATTATTGCCTAATGGACAAAAGGCATCAACATGCTAATGGAAATTGATTTAGGACAATGAAGTGagtgataattaattaaggttATCATTAGGAGTTATTTAATTGTGCAAAGTTGGTTAAGATATCATATGTTACACCATGTTGAGATGTGCACCGGTCATGCATTTTGGATTGTAACTAAGAGGCAGGTGGTTTCCGAGAGTGAAATCATATGTGTACTCGTCCAATGACCAAATGAAATCTTCCattatcaataaaaaaaaaatctgtgcaAACACACATGTACCTTTTCCACCAGAACAACAGTGGAACTTGCCTTCTATAGCAAAATAATCCTATAAGTGCTAAAATTTCTCAGATGCTAATCTATTTGTTGCACCTGTTCCATCTCGGCTGTTGGCCCACACATGTAAAATATGCTGTTGGCCCATACATTATTGTGGGAGTACATAGTTTAACGCTTGTGAAATATTCGGTGGGGAAAGAAGACGTATTGCTCGTGCATACAGAATTACAGATGCATTTAACATTTTCCATCACTCtaggaaaaaattaattattgttTCTGAGAAAAGATCGTACAACgtggaaaggaataagttcacttgacgTCCTCAATTGTACGCCGAGTCTGTCCGAGGTCCCctaaccgcaataccagaaataTGTACCCCTGAACTATGTAAAACCAGTCCTGAGTCAGTATAGATGTCTAGTTTCGCTGTCGTGGCATCctagtaagaaaaaaataaaataagtatgtggggcccacatataaGTGAGAGAAAATGGTGTATCTCtactttcctttctttttctcttctctcctctctttgcTTCTCGGGACCTTTTTAGGACAGTTTTCCATAGTTCAGGgtacacatttttttattttaggggtacacatttttttttgatgattttCCTTAGTTCAGgggtacatattttttttggatggtttTCAGGggtacacttttttttttgggatggttTTCCTTAGTTTAGGggtacactttttttttgacgatTTTCCATAGTTCAAGGgtatacatttctggtattgcggttagGGGACCTCAGACAGACTCGGTGTATAATTGAGGGAcgtcaagtgaacttattccatgtGGAAAACATGATGTTGTGTGAGCCTTCCCTCAAGAACCACGTAGCCAGCCCAATCGACAAGTGGGCCCACTTACATACATCACTCCACTTAAACTTTCATCCTCACTTCGTGTAAAATAGTTAACTCAAGAGCGATATGGTTAGAGGGAAGATGTCTTATAAGTTGGTTTCACTCTTACTAAATTAGCAATGTGGTAATAGACATGTGCACACAGCTCTCATGGATCACAGATGTCAAATTCTAATTAGGCCACGACGTTACATATGGTCATCAATGAAGAAGTTGTTTGTCCATCAAAAATCGAGAGTTGAGACATGTTTAGTACGTGGAAGAAATCTTGGTGCCTGATCGACAAAGGTGAGATCAAGCGATGATGGTTACTTAGGGACatccaaataattaattaggtatCTTTTGGGATTCCCATTAGAAAATGGTTTCGAAGGTGAATCATTTGTGATGTCATTAATTAGCTATCTATGGACAACCCAACATGTAATGTGGGACTTGGGAGCCTAGTAAAAGAGAAATATGTGGTATCTAACTACCATCTAATGGCTTGATTTATTTGAAGTGGCGTGACATAATATGGCATGAGACAAATAGTTTTAATTTCCACCCTTGAGAGAAGTATTTGGCAGTTAGTTAGGATGGATATAACTCCGTATTACCACCCTTGGATTTGTCTAGAAAAACATTCCTCACGATGAAGCCCCGGCTGGCGGCCGGATCCAATGTGATTCATGGATATCAGCTGAATACCCAtagaattttaaaattatatataggtatgttatgcatatatatatatatatatatatatatatatatatataagaaatttgaGGGAAGGGCAACAAGTATAGCCCAAGGGGAGAAAAGCCAACTTACTAGAAGCATAATGTAGATTGCAATAAgctcactttgactcccttaactagtgaccGAATCTTATTCGA comes from the Oryza glaberrima chromosome 9, OglaRS2, whole genome shotgun sequence genome and includes:
- the LOC127785052 gene encoding nitrile-specifier protein 5; this encodes MPMAAGTWVKLEQKGDGPGARSSHAITLVGGTAYAFGGEFTPRVPVDNAMYAFDLKSQCWSALDASGDVPPPRVGVTMASVGATVYMFGGRDQEHKELNELYSFDTATNRWTLLSSGAGDGPPHRSYHSMVADAAGGGKVYVFGGCGDAGRLNDLWAYDVAAGRWEALPSPGEACKPRGGPGLAVAGGKVWVVYGFSGEELDDVHCYDPGTGAWSTVETTGGGGGGDKPSPRSVFCAAGIGKHVVVFGGEVDPSDLGHLGAGKFSAEAFALDTETGAWARLDDAGEHHPGPRGWCAFSAGEVDGRRGLLVYGGNSPTNDRLGDIYFFTPPLA